One region of Halomonas huangheensis genomic DNA includes:
- a CDS encoding aldehyde dehydrogenase family protein — protein sequence MRQLTKQFINNQWIESQGQRRLAVMDPYRQHQLAELTAGDAADVDAAVAAARKALPEWQALGGARRAEWLDAFADAFSERRDELITTSATNNGKPLAEAAIDLDDAIACYRYYAKQARALEQRQGRLVEHAMDGIEARTYEDPAGVVALITPWNFPLVTSAWKIAPALAAGCTIVFKPSEVTPLPENAVAEIAEAIELPAGVLNLVHGDGEGIGAPLSAHPGVDKLSFTGSNAVGERVMHAAAEGVRGVSLELGGKSPILVLDDADPEQAADWVMAGIYFNSGQICSATSRLIIDASIADALYEALSQRIDALRLGDPLADDTDMGPMTSARQRQSVERYLEIAREEGLTAVRDASHRQLPAQGEFVAPTLFRDVPTDSRLWREEIFGPVLCARSVTSEQEAIQHGNDSDFGLAATVISGDPQRARRVARRLRAGSIWYNSEQLVMPEASWGGFGISGIGRELGPWGLSGYLEVKHIIGPAD from the coding sequence TTGCGCCAACTGACGAAGCAGTTCATCAACAACCAGTGGATCGAAAGCCAGGGCCAGCGTCGCCTGGCGGTGATGGATCCCTATCGCCAACACCAGCTTGCCGAACTGACCGCCGGTGATGCGGCTGATGTTGATGCTGCTGTCGCTGCGGCACGCAAGGCCCTTCCCGAATGGCAGGCACTGGGCGGCGCGCGCCGCGCTGAGTGGCTGGACGCCTTTGCCGATGCGTTCAGCGAGCGTCGCGATGAGCTGATCACCACTTCGGCAACCAACAACGGCAAGCCGCTGGCCGAAGCGGCCATCGACCTTGATGATGCCATCGCCTGCTACCGTTACTACGCCAAACAGGCCCGCGCGCTGGAGCAACGCCAGGGGCGCCTCGTCGAACACGCCATGGACGGGATCGAGGCCAGAACCTACGAAGACCCGGCAGGCGTCGTCGCTCTGATCACGCCCTGGAACTTCCCGCTGGTCACCAGCGCCTGGAAGATCGCGCCAGCGCTGGCAGCAGGCTGCACCATCGTCTTCAAACCCTCCGAAGTCACTCCGCTGCCGGAAAATGCCGTGGCTGAAATTGCCGAAGCCATCGAGTTGCCTGCGGGCGTGCTGAACCTTGTTCACGGTGATGGCGAAGGCATTGGTGCACCGCTCTCGGCACACCCGGGTGTGGATAAGTTATCTTTCACCGGCAGCAACGCTGTGGGTGAACGGGTGATGCATGCCGCCGCCGAAGGCGTGCGTGGTGTTTCCCTGGAGTTGGGCGGCAAGTCACCGATCCTGGTGCTGGACGATGCCGATCCCGAACAGGCCGCCGACTGGGTAATGGCCGGTATCTACTTCAATTCCGGGCAGATCTGCTCCGCCACCTCGCGCCTGATCATTGATGCGTCGATTGCCGATGCGCTCTATGAAGCGCTGAGCCAACGCATTGACGCCCTGCGCCTTGGCGACCCGCTGGCCGATGATACCGACATGGGACCGATGACCAGCGCGCGCCAGCGCCAGAGTGTCGAACGCTACCTGGAGATCGCCCGCGAGGAGGGACTGACGGCGGTGCGCGATGCCAGCCATCGCCAGCTTCCCGCACAGGGCGAATTCGTCGCTCCCACACTGTTCCGTGATGTGCCCACCGACAGTCGCCTGTGGCGTGAGGAAATCTTCGGCCCGGTACTCTGCGCACGCTCGGTCACGTCGGAGCAGGAAGCCATTCAGCACGGCAACGACAGCGACTTCGGCCTCGCTGCCACGGTGATCTCCGGCGACCCACAGCGTGCCCGTCGCGTGGCACGCCGACTTCGCGCCGGCAGCATCTGGTACAACAGTGAACAGCTGGTGATGCCGGAAGCCAGTTGGGGCGGCTTCGGTATCAGTGGCATCGGCCGCGAACTCGGCCCCTGGGGATTATCCGGCTATCTTGAGGTGAAGCACATCATCGGCCCGGCGGACTGA
- a CDS encoding 5-guanidino-2-oxopentanoate decarboxylase codes for MTCAELLIRLLRDTYGVDTVFGIPGVHTVELYRVLEGGEANMRHVTPRHEQGAGFMADGYARTTGKPGVCFIITGPGMTNIATAMGQALADSIPMLVISSVNRRDTLGLGQGRLHELPSQQQMMAGVSRFSHTLLDADRLPEVMARAFAIFDGARPGPVHIEIPIDLFNAPVKAPRSWQRPQLARPAPDSASLNQACQWLNGAERPLVLLGGGCAAAPEAARQLVEALDAPTVVTVNAKGVLGSEHPLDLGPNASFPPVRDMARDADVVLAIGTEIGETDYDVVFDDGFEIGGRLIRVDLDAEQLVRNHCADLAMVADAGLALLALAERLGKQRHARQGAERTRAALDALNLANDPAFATYVPLFATLNKALPDAVLVGDSCATVYAGNHLVTRPEPRRYFNSASGYGTLGYGLPAAMGACLGRPDLPVVALVGDGGVMFTLTELACAVEERLPLVILLWHNQGYEEIRRFMDNAGVTRLGVDIQPPDFQMLAAGFGCAATRVGDPAGLQRALDNRPSDGPMLIEVDAAAWQAAVA; via the coding sequence ATGACCTGTGCTGAACTGCTTATTCGTCTGCTTCGCGACACCTATGGAGTGGATACCGTGTTCGGAATTCCCGGTGTTCACACCGTCGAACTGTATCGTGTGCTCGAAGGTGGCGAAGCCAACATGCGCCATGTCACCCCGCGCCACGAACAGGGTGCCGGCTTCATGGCCGATGGTTATGCACGTACCACAGGCAAGCCCGGTGTGTGCTTCATCATCACCGGCCCCGGCATGACCAATATCGCTACCGCCATGGGCCAGGCACTGGCTGACTCCATACCGATGCTGGTGATCTCCAGCGTCAATCGCCGGGATACCCTTGGACTTGGCCAGGGCCGTCTACACGAGCTTCCCAGCCAGCAGCAGATGATGGCCGGCGTCAGCCGTTTCAGTCATACGCTGCTGGATGCCGACCGCCTGCCCGAAGTAATGGCTCGCGCCTTCGCCATCTTCGATGGTGCGCGCCCGGGTCCGGTGCATATCGAAATCCCCATCGACCTGTTCAATGCGCCGGTCAAGGCACCGCGTAGCTGGCAGCGTCCGCAACTGGCGCGACCGGCCCCGGACAGCGCCAGCCTGAACCAGGCCTGTCAGTGGCTGAATGGAGCCGAGCGTCCGCTGGTATTGCTGGGCGGTGGTTGTGCTGCGGCCCCCGAAGCGGCACGCCAGTTGGTCGAGGCCCTGGATGCGCCGACCGTCGTCACGGTTAACGCCAAAGGGGTGTTGGGAAGTGAGCACCCGCTCGACCTTGGCCCCAACGCCTCCTTCCCGCCGGTACGCGACATGGCACGCGACGCCGATGTGGTATTGGCGATCGGTACCGAGATCGGCGAAACCGATTATGACGTGGTATTCGATGATGGTTTCGAGATTGGCGGTCGTCTGATTCGTGTCGACCTTGATGCCGAACAGCTGGTTCGCAACCATTGCGCCGACCTGGCGATGGTCGCCGATGCAGGATTGGCGCTGTTGGCTCTGGCCGAACGTCTGGGCAAGCAGCGCCATGCACGCCAGGGTGCCGAGCGTACCCGCGCGGCTCTGGACGCACTGAACCTGGCCAATGACCCTGCCTTCGCCACTTACGTGCCGTTGTTTGCAACGCTGAACAAGGCACTTCCCGACGCAGTTCTGGTCGGCGATTCCTGCGCCACCGTCTATGCCGGTAATCACCTGGTGACTCGCCCTGAGCCACGCCGTTACTTCAACTCAGCATCGGGCTACGGCACCCTCGGCTACGGCCTGCCCGCCGCCATGGGCGCCTGTCTTGGCCGCCCTGACCTACCAGTGGTCGCACTGGTCGGTGATGGTGGCGTGATGTTCACCCTCACCGAGCTGGCCTGTGCGGTGGAAGAACGTCTGCCGCTGGTGATTCTGCTGTGGCACAACCAAGGCTACGAGGAAATTCGCCGCTTCATGGACAACGCTGGCGTCACTCGCCTCGGCGTCGATATCCAGCCACCCGACTTCCAGATGCTGGCCGCGGGTTTCGGGTGTGCAGCAACCCGAGTCGGCGACCCCGCTGGGCTCCAGCGTGCGCTGGATAATCGTCCCAGCGACGGCCCGATGCTGATTGAGGTCGACGCCGCCGCCTGGCAGGCGGCCGTAGCCTGA
- the speB gene encoding agmatinase — MSDFNQPLGGNTMPRSGGPATMMRLPTQETAKGLDAAFIGIPMDIGTSNRPGTRLGPRQIRDESRMLRPYNMATRSAPFDSLQVADIGDVPINTFNLPKNLDIISNFYDEVLAHDCVPLTLGGDHTLTWPILRAIAKKHGPVGLIHIDAHADINEHMFGEEVAHGCPFRRAQEEGLLDSKRVVQIGLRGTGYAAEDFDWCRDQGFRVVQAEECWYKSLEPLMAEVREQMGDGPVYISFDIDGLDPSVAPGTGTVEMGGLTAQQGLEIVRGAMGLNIVGGDLVEVAPPYDPSGNTALMGATLLYEMLCVLPGVKRRS, encoded by the coding sequence ATGAGCGATTTCAATCAGCCTCTCGGCGGGAACACCATGCCTCGCTCTGGTGGCCCCGCCACCATGATGCGTCTACCGACACAGGAAACTGCCAAGGGGCTCGACGCTGCCTTCATCGGCATTCCGATGGATATCGGCACCTCGAATCGTCCCGGCACTCGCCTTGGCCCGCGTCAGATTCGCGATGAGTCCCGCATGCTGCGCCCCTACAACATGGCCACACGCTCCGCTCCTTTTGACAGTCTGCAGGTCGCGGATATCGGCGATGTGCCAATCAATACCTTCAACCTGCCAAAGAACCTCGACATCATCAGCAACTTCTACGACGAGGTTCTCGCCCATGACTGCGTGCCGTTGACTCTTGGTGGTGACCACACTCTGACCTGGCCGATCCTGCGTGCCATCGCAAAAAAGCACGGTCCGGTCGGGCTGATTCATATCGATGCCCATGCCGACATCAATGAGCACATGTTCGGCGAGGAAGTCGCCCACGGCTGCCCGTTCCGACGCGCCCAGGAAGAAGGCCTGCTCGACAGCAAGCGTGTGGTGCAGATCGGACTGCGAGGCACCGGCTATGCCGCCGAAGACTTCGACTGGTGCCGCGACCAGGGCTTCCGTGTCGTTCAGGCAGAGGAATGCTGGTACAAGTCGCTCGAACCGCTGATGGCCGAGGTTCGTGAACAGATGGGCGATGGTCCGGTGTACATCTCCTTCGACATCGACGGTTTGGACCCGTCCGTAGCGCCGGGTACCGGCACCGTCGAAATGGGCGGTCTCACCGCTCAGCAAGGTCTGGAAATCGTGCGTGGGGCCATGGGACTGAACATTGTCGGCGGCGACCTTGTCGAAGTCGCCCCTCCCTACGACCCCAGCGGCAACACTGCCCTGATGGGGGCCACGCTGCTGTACGAAATGCTGTGTGTTCTGCCTGGCGTCAAACGCCGCAGCTGA
- a CDS encoding purine-cytosine permease family protein, which translates to MSAFKRLLGQDTLDEHQHRSLGAFGTVTLWLGANVVVTTILTGMLLVPDLAFTTAMSAVLIGSLIGAIPLLLVGLMGQRTGLPSMALTRRAYGPLGSKLISLVNMAVLIAWSWIQALLAGMSLNYAIEATTGYSNLPLMTILCETVVVLIVLRGHLGIERVERWAALAMVGLAALVLYQLNKHYDVSALLEMPVESHNGITLGIAFDIVIATAFSWISSSADYNRNCRSGAIAIWGTYSGYVLAAMIAMGLGAAVSGISVLNGMQQTYDPTRLLSGFGFGLPAALVIFFSVMTTNVMAVYSATLSCMNVSPGMAFWKPALVIGVVTVFGALIPGILDQFQNFLLLIGALFIPAFSVMIVDYYLVGREGYSAQLLNARHQLGRPTASIALTAYVLGAGLAAYWTLVAPLSFGASLPVFVVTGGIYWLGTRLVPQARTPVSQT; encoded by the coding sequence ATGAGCGCATTCAAGCGACTACTCGGACAGGACACACTCGACGAACACCAGCACCGCAGCCTCGGGGCTTTCGGTACTGTCACGCTATGGCTCGGTGCCAATGTGGTCGTCACCACTATTCTCACCGGCATGCTACTGGTACCGGACCTGGCCTTTACCACTGCCATGTCCGCGGTGTTGATCGGCTCATTGATCGGTGCCATTCCGCTGTTGCTGGTCGGCTTGATGGGGCAACGTACCGGGCTGCCATCCATGGCACTGACTCGTCGCGCCTATGGTCCTCTCGGCAGCAAGTTGATCTCGCTGGTCAACATGGCGGTACTGATTGCCTGGAGTTGGATTCAAGCCCTGTTGGCAGGCATGAGCCTCAACTATGCCATCGAGGCGACGACCGGGTATTCCAACCTTCCACTGATGACCATTCTCTGCGAAACCGTAGTGGTGCTGATCGTGCTGCGTGGTCACCTCGGCATCGAGCGAGTCGAACGCTGGGCAGCACTTGCCATGGTGGGACTCGCCGCGCTGGTGCTGTACCAACTCAACAAACACTACGATGTATCGGCACTGCTGGAGATGCCGGTGGAGTCGCACAATGGCATTACCCTCGGCATCGCCTTTGATATCGTCATCGCCACCGCCTTCTCGTGGATTTCCTCCTCTGCCGACTACAACCGCAACTGTCGCAGTGGCGCCATTGCCATCTGGGGCACCTACAGCGGCTATGTGCTGGCGGCCATGATCGCCATGGGTCTGGGTGCTGCCGTATCCGGGATATCCGTGCTCAACGGCATGCAACAGACCTATGACCCAACACGACTGCTGTCCGGGTTTGGCTTCGGTCTGCCTGCAGCTCTGGTGATCTTCTTCTCGGTGATGACGACCAATGTCATGGCGGTCTACAGTGCCACGCTGTCATGCATGAACGTATCGCCGGGCATGGCCTTCTGGAAGCCAGCCCTGGTGATTGGTGTGGTTACGGTATTCGGTGCCTTGATTCCGGGAATCCTCGACCAGTTCCAGAATTTCCTGCTGCTGATCGGCGCGCTGTTCATCCCGGCGTTCTCAGTGATGATTGTCGACTATTACCTGGTGGGCCGTGAGGGTTACAGTGCTCAGTTGCTGAATGCCCGCCACCAGTTGGGTCGTCCTACGGCCAGCATCGCACTCACAGCTTATGTGCTGGGTGCCGGCCTGGCCGCCTACTGGACGCTGGTGGCACCACTATCCTTCGGTGCTTCACTGCCGGTATTCGTGGTCACAGGTGGCATCTATTGGCTGGGCACCCGTCTTGTGCCGCAAGCTCGCACCCCTGTTTCTCAGACCTGA
- a CDS encoding sigma-54 interaction domain-containing protein: MSDFDSQILRTIIDTARDHFFIVEANGRIHDVSPGSAAVYGVSCEELCSSTVQQLEASGVLQPSVSLEVIRTGQPAQVEQQTSTGRRVVAQAYPVFDNGKLLAVVSRSMDMTDLKMLQQEYALLQQRFSDHLKRSRDLDDEVAALESEIGNLQIKSRVMHEVALLLRRVAPTDATVLMLGESGVGKTAFARQLHRWSSRHSGPFIDVNCASIPESLFESEMFGYCQGAFSGAAPGGRIGLIEQAAGGTLFLDEIGELPLAVQTKLLKAIQDGSITRLGDSRSRRVDFRLVVATNLDLAERVEKGLFRLDLYYRLNVIPVTLPPLRERREDIPGFVEYQLTKLNERYGRDKILSRDVWQVLMGNDWPGNVRELENVLERGWLASNDVIHARALDPCGPEAPRRETAQDVTETATASSANLMEDEGLKAVLARVERDILAELCSTLPSTYAIAERLAISQPSVVRKLKQYGLRVGEG; this comes from the coding sequence ATGAGCGATTTCGACAGCCAGATCCTGCGTACCATCATCGATACTGCCCGTGATCACTTCTTCATCGTCGAAGCCAATGGCCGCATTCACGATGTCAGCCCCGGTTCGGCGGCGGTGTACGGTGTCTCCTGTGAAGAACTCTGCTCGTCTACGGTGCAGCAGTTGGAAGCATCCGGTGTGTTGCAGCCTTCGGTGAGTCTCGAGGTGATCCGTACCGGACAGCCGGCACAAGTTGAACAGCAGACCAGTACCGGGCGACGTGTGGTCGCTCAAGCCTATCCGGTATTCGATAACGGCAAGCTGTTGGCGGTGGTCAGCCGCTCCATGGATATGACCGATCTGAAAATGCTGCAGCAGGAATATGCATTGCTGCAGCAGCGCTTCAGTGACCATCTCAAGCGTAGCCGTGATCTGGATGATGAGGTCGCTGCGTTGGAGTCCGAGATCGGTAATCTGCAGATCAAGAGCCGAGTCATGCATGAAGTGGCATTGCTGTTGCGTCGCGTCGCGCCAACGGATGCTACGGTGTTGATGCTGGGCGAGTCCGGGGTGGGCAAGACGGCCTTTGCACGACAGCTGCATCGTTGGAGCTCGCGACATAGCGGCCCATTTATCGACGTCAACTGTGCCTCGATTCCCGAGAGCCTGTTTGAATCCGAGATGTTCGGCTATTGCCAGGGAGCCTTTTCCGGTGCCGCGCCGGGAGGACGGATCGGGCTTATCGAACAGGCGGCCGGCGGCACCTTGTTCCTCGATGAAATCGGCGAGCTACCGCTGGCGGTGCAGACCAAACTGCTCAAGGCGATTCAGGATGGCAGTATCACGCGGCTGGGCGATTCTCGCTCGCGACGAGTCGATTTCCGGCTGGTGGTAGCCACCAATCTGGATCTGGCCGAACGGGTCGAGAAAGGACTGTTTCGTCTGGACCTGTATTACCGCCTCAATGTGATTCCTGTCACGCTGCCTCCACTGCGTGAGCGGCGCGAGGATATTCCGGGGTTCGTCGAGTATCAGTTGACGAAACTCAATGAGCGCTACGGACGTGACAAGATTCTGTCCCGTGATGTCTGGCAGGTATTGATGGGCAATGATTGGCCGGGCAATGTTCGCGAGCTGGAAAATGTTCTGGAGCGTGGCTGGTTGGCCAGCAACGATGTTATCCATGCCCGCGCCCTGGACCCCTGCGGCCCTGAAGCACCACGCAGAGAAACCGCGCAGGATGTGACCGAGACAGCGACCGCCAGCTCCGCGAACCTGATGGAAGACGAAGGACTCAAGGCCGTGCTGGCCAGAGTCGAGCGCGATATCCTCGCGGAACTCTGCAGTACATTGCCATCGACCTATGCCATCGCCGAACGGCTGGCGATCAGCCAACCCAGCGTGGTGCGCAAACTCAAGCAGTATGGGTTGAGGGTGGGGGAAGGTTAG
- a CDS encoding carbon-nitrogen hydrolase family protein, whose product MRLVIAQTDPVRGEARDNLAALEALCHQAVLAGADLVALPELALTGYNVFEQLETLSDPVGGPLSEQLGRLAAEFGLHLLVGLAERQGDGRLTNSAVLFDDHGQRIATYHKRQLWDREHQHFSAGDELCVVETRLGRLGLMICYDNEFPEIARALAQRGAEVILSPTANMVPNAERQQLQIRARAMDNQCFVACINRAGIEDQLHYCGNSLVAGPDGEVLGLLGVDPGVLIVDLDLDRLDESRVHQNYLKDLRAIEEPVK is encoded by the coding sequence ATGCGCCTGGTTATTGCTCAAACTGATCCTGTTCGTGGTGAGGCTCGCGACAACCTCGCAGCGTTGGAAGCACTCTGCCACCAGGCCGTCCTCGCAGGCGCCGATCTTGTCGCTCTGCCCGAACTGGCATTGACGGGTTACAACGTCTTCGAACAGCTCGAGACACTCAGTGATCCCGTTGGTGGTCCTCTCTCCGAACAGCTTGGTCGACTGGCTGCAGAATTCGGCCTGCATCTGCTGGTTGGGTTGGCCGAGCGTCAAGGCGATGGACGCCTGACCAATAGTGCTGTGTTGTTCGACGACCACGGGCAGCGTATCGCCACCTACCACAAGCGCCAATTGTGGGATCGTGAACATCAGCACTTCAGCGCCGGCGATGAGCTGTGTGTGGTCGAAACACGCCTGGGCCGACTCGGTCTGATGATCTGTTACGACAACGAGTTTCCCGAGATCGCCAGAGCACTGGCCCAGCGTGGCGCCGAGGTGATCCTGTCACCGACGGCCAACATGGTACCCAATGCCGAGCGCCAGCAATTGCAGATCCGTGCTCGTGCCATGGACAACCAATGCTTTGTGGCCTGCATCAATCGCGCAGGCATAGAGGACCAACTGCACTATTGCGGTAACAGTCTGGTGGCGGGCCCGGACGGTGAAGTACTCGGCCTTCTGGGCGTCGACCCCGGAGTCTTGATTGTCGACCTGGATCTCGACCGCCTCGACGAGAGCCGGGTACATCAGAATTATCTCAAGGACCTGCGCGCCATCGAAGAGCCAGTCAAATGA
- a CDS encoding YjiH family protein: protein MSSQLHSADTLASDTVPISLAGILKFAVPSVIGILLFLVPFSTGESVNIGMGMAADWLQTTLGTALPAIAVIVLCLSAVISLLVSLTSPGWAQQKAVQELFKVSPLWLVTRVLGAIFATLTYFQMGPEMISSAYTGGVMLNDLAPVLLTFFFFAAILLPFLVDFGFMEFIGSLVRTPFRMIFGLPGRSAIDATASWMGSGTVGVLITTQQYEQGFYNKREASAIATNFSIVSIAFALLVTSFTQINHLFVPFYLTVVVAGLVAAVIVPRIPPLSRKSNTYYEPVGCQIREENTSQQNLLRYSLGMAVARAQTAPGPARLIRSALFNVADIFFGLLPIVIAIGTVALMLVEYTPVFDWLSMPMVPVLEWMGIPEAAKAAPATLVGFADMFLPAVLAKDIDSELTRFVISCLSLTQLIYMSEIGALLLKSKIPLKFWELVVIFILRTAITLPIIVVMAHWLVG from the coding sequence ATGTCTTCCCAATTGCACTCCGCAGACACGCTTGCCAGTGACACAGTACCTATCAGCCTGGCCGGGATACTCAAGTTCGCTGTCCCGTCCGTGATCGGGATCCTGCTGTTCCTGGTTCCCTTTTCCACTGGTGAGTCGGTCAATATCGGCATGGGCATGGCCGCTGACTGGCTCCAGACTACCCTTGGCACTGCCCTTCCGGCGATTGCCGTTATCGTCCTATGCCTGTCCGCCGTCATCAGCCTGCTGGTATCACTGACCAGCCCGGGCTGGGCACAGCAAAAGGCCGTTCAGGAACTGTTCAAGGTCTCTCCGCTGTGGCTGGTGACTCGTGTGCTGGGCGCCATCTTCGCCACTCTGACCTACTTCCAGATGGGGCCGGAAATGATCAGTTCAGCCTACACCGGCGGTGTCATGCTCAATGACCTCGCACCGGTGCTGCTGACCTTCTTCTTCTTTGCCGCCATTCTGCTGCCGTTTCTTGTCGACTTCGGCTTCATGGAATTCATCGGCAGCCTGGTCCGTACCCCGTTCCGCATGATCTTCGGCCTGCCGGGGCGCAGCGCCATCGACGCCACTGCCTCCTGGATGGGTTCCGGTACCGTGGGGGTGCTGATCACCACCCAGCAATATGAACAGGGCTTCTACAACAAGCGTGAAGCCTCAGCCATTGCTACCAACTTCTCCATCGTATCGATTGCCTTCGCGTTGCTGGTGACCAGCTTCACCCAGATCAACCACCTGTTTGTGCCTTTCTATCTGACCGTAGTTGTGGCGGGCCTGGTCGCTGCCGTTATCGTGCCACGCATACCGCCGTTGTCACGCAAGTCCAATACTTACTACGAACCGGTGGGTTGCCAGATTCGAGAGGAAAACACCAGTCAGCAGAACCTCCTGCGTTACAGCCTTGGCATGGCCGTGGCACGTGCTCAGACGGCTCCGGGACCGGCCAGGCTGATTCGCAGCGCACTGTTCAACGTCGCCGACATCTTCTTCGGCCTGCTGCCGATCGTGATTGCGATTGGCACCGTGGCGCTGATGCTGGTCGAGTACACTCCGGTCTTCGATTGGCTGTCGATGCCGATGGTGCCGGTACTGGAATGGATGGGCATTCCGGAAGCCGCCAAGGCTGCGCCTGCCACTCTTGTAGGTTTCGCCGATATGTTCCTGCCAGCGGTACTGGCCAAGGACATCGACAGTGAGCTGACTCGCTTCGTGATTTCCTGCCTGTCGCTGACACAACTGATCTACATGTCGGAAATCGGCGCACTGCTGCTCAAATCAAAAATCCCACTCAAGTTCTGGGAGTTGGTGGTCATTTTCATTCTACGCACCGCCATCACGTTGCCAATCATTGTTGTCATGGCTCACTGGCTGGTGGGCTGA
- a CDS encoding MBL fold metallo-hydrolase, translating to MSYFTLSRGAATQWYRTQRLADDITLIDEPAIKPFYRCNIWHLRGQDRDLVVDFGLGAVPLRESVAELSGHDIVAVASHTHFDHIGAAHEFDCCHVHSAEADILASPDNRRTLADAFVNDQMFDALPPPPYSHSGYRITTPPKIALLEDGDVIDLGNRQLEVIHTPGHSPGGIALWEAATATLISGDIIYDGELIEDLWHSNLDDYANSLRRLRRLPIRTVHGGHFPSFSGQHCHQLIDTWLETHQR from the coding sequence ATGAGCTACTTCACACTTTCACGGGGTGCTGCAACGCAGTGGTATCGCACTCAGCGGTTGGCAGACGACATCACGCTGATCGACGAACCCGCGATAAAACCCTTCTACCGCTGTAACATCTGGCACCTGCGCGGTCAGGACCGTGACCTGGTGGTCGACTTCGGGCTCGGCGCGGTGCCACTCCGCGAGAGCGTTGCCGAACTATCCGGCCACGACATTGTTGCCGTCGCCAGCCATACCCATTTCGATCATATCGGGGCCGCCCACGAGTTCGATTGCTGCCACGTGCATTCTGCAGAAGCCGATATCCTTGCCAGTCCCGACAACAGGCGCACACTGGCCGATGCTTTCGTCAATGACCAGATGTTCGATGCTCTACCACCGCCCCCGTATTCACACAGCGGCTATCGCATCACCACCCCGCCGAAAATCGCCCTGCTCGAGGACGGTGATGTCATCGACCTTGGCAATCGTCAACTCGAAGTGATTCATACCCCCGGACATTCACCAGGCGGTATCGCCCTCTGGGAAGCGGCAACCGCGACTCTGATCTCCGGCGACATCATCTACGATGGCGAGTTGATCGAGGATCTCTGGCACAGCAACCTCGACGACTACGCCAATAGCCTGCGACGGCTGCGCCGTCTGCCGATACGCACCGTACATGGCGGCCACTTTCCCAGCTTTTCGGGTCAGCACTGCCATCAATTGATTGATACCTGGCTGGAAACTCACCAGCGCTGA
- a CDS encoding NAD(P)-dependent oxidoreductase, whose product MTSTSSIAVLGTGIMGLPMACNLVTGGFNVTAWNRSSTRHTTLMEAGINVMPTPTDAVRGRDAVIVMLSSGPVCEEILFGEQGAAYAMAPGTLLIIMSSIGRNEAIDLAERSHSMGLEWLDAPVSGGEKGAIEGSLSIMAGGTEQAFERAKPILAAMGRSVHIGPAGTGALAKLVNQLTVATTIAAVSEAMTLAEVGGADPARVREAMLGGFASSCILDQHGQRMLERNFTPGGPSKHQLKDTRAACDTARELGLDLPLLKLTDQLFSDFVESGGGELDHSALLLEVRRRNGLAI is encoded by the coding sequence ATGACCAGCACATCATCTATTGCTGTACTGGGCACCGGCATCATGGGCCTGCCCATGGCCTGTAATCTTGTCACTGGCGGGTTCAACGTCACCGCCTGGAATCGCAGCAGCACTCGCCACACAACACTGATGGAGGCCGGTATCAACGTGATGCCGACTCCAACTGATGCCGTACGTGGACGCGACGCGGTGATCGTGATGTTGAGTAGCGGGCCGGTCTGCGAGGAGATTCTGTTTGGCGAACAAGGGGCCGCCTATGCCATGGCTCCCGGTACCTTGCTGATCATCATGTCCTCCATCGGTCGTAACGAAGCCATCGATCTGGCCGAGCGCAGCCATTCGATGGGGCTGGAATGGCTGGATGCTCCCGTTTCCGGCGGTGAGAAGGGCGCGATAGAAGGCTCGCTCTCGATTATGGCCGGCGGCACTGAACAAGCCTTCGAGCGCGCCAAACCGATTCTCGCGGCAATGGGGCGTTCTGTGCATATCGGCCCTGCCGGTACAGGAGCTCTGGCCAAGCTGGTCAATCAACTGACAGTGGCGACGACCATTGCTGCTGTGTCAGAAGCCATGACCCTTGCCGAAGTTGGTGGTGCCGACCCGGCTCGTGTGCGTGAAGCCATGCTCGGTGGCTTTGCCTCTTCCTGCATCCTCGATCAGCATGGCCAACGTATGCTGGAACGTAACTTCACACCGGGTGGCCCTTCGAAGCACCAGTTGAAGGATACTCGGGCTGCCTGTGATACCGCCCGAGAGCTTGGTCTGGATCTCCCTCTTCTCAAACTGACGGACCAGCTTTTCTCGGACTTCGTCGAATCAGGCGGTGGCGAGCTTGATCACAGCGCACTGTTGCTGGAAGTTCGGCGACGCAATGGGCTTGCGATATAA